A DNA window from Aminipila luticellarii contains the following coding sequences:
- the tig gene encoding trigger factor, producing MDEMIKKNNGKTKWMALLLISCLTLSLAACGDKYVMPYSDYDLSEYVKLGDYKGIEATETKVSVTDDEVQAEIQSRVKAAAKQVEKKEGTAVKGDSVKIAYSGKLNGKAFEGGSTGADGTTITLGSSGYIPGFDDGVIGMKVGEMKTLNLQFPQDYGKEELNGKNVDFDVTLSAIMVTETPKYDVDFVKAHSKETTIAGYEKSVKKELYAKKKSAAEEEMRNQIWGKIMDNAKILKYPEKEIAACKETNKQYYESYAKQYGMELKDFVKQYAGMDEKAYQEYLQKYAEAIVSQEMVMYSIAKAENITISDEEYKQKMEDFKKDQGVTDEKAFKQQYGKSFEEYVGKDNLMKSFLLEEVIQFAVDHAKIVPAADTAEKKA from the coding sequence ATGGATGAAATGATTAAAAAAAACAACGGTAAAACAAAATGGATGGCTTTACTGCTCATATCATGTTTAACTCTATCGCTGGCAGCATGCGGCGACAAATACGTTATGCCGTATTCGGACTACGATTTATCAGAATATGTAAAACTGGGGGATTACAAGGGTATTGAGGCGACAGAAACAAAAGTCAGTGTAACGGATGACGAAGTTCAGGCTGAGATTCAAAGCAGAGTGAAGGCTGCTGCTAAACAGGTGGAAAAGAAAGAAGGAACAGCAGTAAAGGGAGACAGTGTCAAAATTGCCTATAGCGGCAAGCTGAACGGAAAGGCCTTTGAAGGCGGGAGCACGGGAGCAGACGGAACGACCATAACCTTGGGAAGCAGCGGATATATTCCCGGTTTCGATGACGGTGTCATCGGTATGAAGGTAGGAGAAATGAAAACACTGAACCTGCAATTCCCGCAGGATTACGGAAAAGAGGAGCTCAACGGAAAGAATGTTGATTTTGATGTGACCCTAAGTGCAATCATGGTGACGGAAACGCCTAAATATGATGTTGATTTCGTAAAGGCGCACAGTAAGGAAACCACCATAGCCGGGTATGAAAAGAGCGTAAAAAAAGAATTATATGCGAAAAAGAAATCGGCAGCTGAGGAAGAAATGAGAAATCAAATCTGGGGAAAGATCATGGACAATGCTAAAATACTGAAATACCCGGAAAAGGAAATTGCGGCCTGCAAGGAAACCAATAAACAGTATTATGAATCCTATGCAAAGCAGTACGGTATGGAACTGAAGGATTTTGTAAAGCAATATGCAGGCATGGACGAAAAAGCATATCAGGAGTATTTACAGAAATATGCAGAAGCCATTGTATCACAAGAAATGGTCATGTACTCCATTGCCAAGGCTGAGAACATTACCATATCCGATGAAGAATATAAGCAGAAGATGGAAGATTTTAAGAAGGATCAGGGCGTTACAGATGAAAAAGCGTTTAAGCAGCAGTATGGCAAATCCTTCGAGGAATATGTGGGTAAGGATAATCTCATGAAGAGCTTTTTGCTTGAAGAAGTGATCCAGTTTGCTGTGGATCATGCCAAAATTGTACCGGCAGCGGATACCGCAGAAAAAAAGGCATAA
- the cmk gene encoding (d)CMP kinase produces MKDMNNTNEKFNIAIDGPSGAGKSTIAKEVAKILSIDYIDTGAMYRAIGYKLGQNQVDLTDKNALRQLLEETEVDFEKGDTLLDGEVVNDKIRTPEASKMASVCSALPEVRTKLVALQRKMAQKKSVVMDGRDIGTNVLPEAEFKIFLTASSEERAERRFKELQEKGQQSTFQQVLEDIEQRDYHDTTRKLNPLRKAKDAVELDTTGMSISEVTRKIIDLVRCGR; encoded by the coding sequence ATGAAAGATATGAATAATACCAATGAAAAGTTTAACATTGCAATAGACGGTCCCAGCGGGGCAGGCAAAAGTACGATTGCAAAAGAAGTGGCAAAGATTTTATCGATTGATTATATAGACACAGGGGCTATGTACAGAGCTATCGGATATAAGCTGGGGCAGAATCAGGTGGATCTGACGGATAAAAACGCCCTTCGGCAGCTTCTGGAGGAAACAGAGGTTGATTTTGAAAAGGGGGATACCCTTTTAGACGGAGAGGTCGTTAATGATAAAATTCGCACACCGGAAGCTTCCAAAATGGCTTCCGTCTGTTCCGCACTGCCGGAAGTCCGAACGAAATTGGTTGCTCTTCAACGAAAAATGGCACAGAAAAAAAGCGTTGTGATGGATGGAAGGGATATTGGAACCAATGTTCTGCCGGAAGCTGAATTTAAGATTTTTTTGACGGCTTCATCGGAGGAAAGGGCCGAGCGAAGATTCAAAGAGCTTCAGGAAAAAGGTCAGCAGAGCACATTCCAGCAGGTATTAGAGGATATTGAACAAAGAGACTATCACGACACAACGAGGAAATTAAACCCTCTCAGAAAAGCAAAGGACGCTGTAGAATTGGATACGACGGGCATGAGCATTTCAGAGGTAACCAGGAAGATCATTGATTTGGTAAGGTGTGGAAGGTAA
- a CDS encoding amino acid ABC transporter permease, protein MDFEFIVEHIPLYVEAAELTLKVAFIGIGLSILVGFLCSLIKYTRIPILSQIVSAYIELSRNTPLLIQLFFLYFGLPKLGIAISSLGCAIIGLTFQGGSYMEEAFRAGLESVPKIQTESGTSLGLTGFQVFRYVVLPQAISTCVPAFCANIIFLIKETSVFSAVALADLMFVAKDLIGIYYKTDEALLMLVAAYLIILLPISVLCSILERRVRYAGFGN, encoded by the coding sequence ATGGATTTTGAATTTATTGTAGAACATATACCGCTTTATGTGGAAGCGGCAGAACTTACCTTAAAGGTTGCATTTATCGGGATTGGCTTATCTATTCTGGTAGGGTTCCTATGCAGCTTGATTAAATATACGAGGATACCGATTTTGAGTCAAATCGTCAGTGCGTATATTGAATTATCCAGAAATACGCCTTTATTGATTCAGCTGTTTTTTCTGTACTTCGGCCTGCCCAAGCTGGGAATCGCCATCAGCTCTTTAGGTTGTGCGATCATTGGGCTGACCTTTCAGGGAGGAAGTTATATGGAAGAGGCATTCAGGGCTGGATTGGAAAGTGTGCCTAAGATTCAGACGGAGTCGGGAACCAGTTTGGGACTCACAGGATTTCAGGTATTTCGGTATGTGGTGCTGCCTCAGGCAATATCCACCTGTGTCCCGGCTTTTTGCGCCAACATCATCTTCCTTATAAAGGAAACCTCTGTATTTAGTGCGGTAGCATTGGCAGATTTAATGTTTGTGGCGAAGGACCTGATCGGTATTTATTATAAAACAGATGAAGCATTACTGATGCTGGTGGCGGCTTATTTGATCATATTGCTGCCGATATCCGTGCTGTGCTCCATTTTGGAAAGGAGGGTTCGATATGCAGGATTTGGGAATTAG
- the sigK gene encoding RNA polymerase sporulation sigma factor SigK codes for MGSSFPKPLTCKEEEYYLKRFEEGDLEAKNTLIVRNLRLVAHIVKKYSGGNTNPDDLISIGTIGLIKAINTYSSKRATRLATYAAKCIENEILMSIRSEKKRKLEISLNEPIGTDKDGNEINFNDILGSDPDAVLNDIHLKLQIKSLYGAISHILTNRERLIVMKRYGISGEEPLTQRELAKELGISRSYVSRIEKKAVGKLRDYLKP; via the coding sequence ATGGGCAGTTCCTTTCCAAAACCACTTACATGCAAGGAAGAGGAATATTACCTTAAACGTTTTGAAGAAGGCGATTTAGAAGCAAAAAATACATTAATTGTGCGTAACCTCCGTTTAGTTGCGCATATAGTCAAAAAATATTCCGGTGGAAATACCAATCCGGATGATCTGATTTCCATTGGTACCATAGGACTCATCAAGGCCATCAATACATACAGCAGCAAACGGGCCACCAGACTGGCTACGTATGCGGCAAAATGTATTGAAAATGAAATACTGATGTCCATCCGTTCAGAAAAGAAACGTAAACTGGAAATTTCGCTCAACGAACCGATCGGTACGGATAAAGACGGAAATGAAATCAATTTTAATGATATACTGGGCTCGGATCCGGACGCCGTTCTAAACGATATCCATCTGAAGCTGCAGATTAAATCTCTCTATGGTGCGATCTCGCACATATTAACAAACCGTGAACGGTTAATCGTCATGAAGCGGTATGGTATATCAGGTGAAGAGCCTCTTACCCAGAGGGAGCTTGCCAAAGAACTAGGTATAAGCCGTTCCTATGTCAGCCGTATCGAAAAAAAGGCGGTGGGTAAGCTCCGAGATTATCTAAAGCCCTGA
- a CDS encoding DUF1015 domain-containing protein, protein MAIIKPFKAIRPDKKYADKVISLPYDVMNREEAASMADGNPYSFLHICRSEIDMPEQENPYDTCVYERAKANIAQNLEDGIFVQEEKPVLYLYKQVMDGRAQVGIVGCVAVDDYMNNVIKKHEFTRVEKELDRIHHFDICNANTEPVFLTYRDNKKIRSLVEGWISRHDPLYEIKTADGIEHVLWTVNEQKTIQALTEIFGEIPALYIADGHHRSASACKVGLKRREENPDYTGEEEFNFFMAVLFPDNDLKIFDYNRVVKDLNGSSAEQFLKQVEKAGFEVGKMGQAVYRPEKKHIFGMYLEDTWYKVTAKPEIIPDHVIDSLDVSILQNHLLGPILGIKDPRTDKRIDFVGGIRGLEELERRVRTDMTVAFAVHPVDISDLLAVSDNDMVMPPKSTWFEPKLGSGLFMHRL, encoded by the coding sequence GTGGCAATTATTAAACCATTTAAAGCAATAAGACCAGATAAAAAATACGCAGATAAGGTCATATCCTTACCATATGATGTCATGAACAGAGAAGAAGCTGCCAGTATGGCGGATGGAAATCCATACAGCTTCCTGCATATATGCCGGTCAGAAATCGATATGCCGGAGCAGGAAAATCCCTATGACACTTGTGTGTATGAAAGAGCAAAGGCAAATATTGCACAGAATTTAGAGGATGGGATCTTCGTGCAAGAAGAAAAGCCCGTTTTATATTTATATAAACAGGTGATGGACGGAAGAGCCCAGGTGGGCATTGTTGGGTGCGTCGCTGTAGACGACTACATGAACAATGTGATTAAAAAGCACGAATTCACCAGAGTAGAAAAAGAATTGGACCGAATTCATCATTTTGATATATGCAACGCCAACACAGAACCGGTTTTCCTGACGTACAGAGACAATAAAAAGATCAGAAGCCTTGTGGAGGGATGGATATCCCGCCATGACCCCCTTTACGAGATTAAAACGGCGGATGGGATAGAGCATGTACTTTGGACAGTGAATGAGCAAAAGACGATTCAGGCTCTGACTGAAATCTTTGGAGAAATCCCTGCACTGTATATTGCAGACGGCCATCACAGGAGTGCATCGGCATGCAAGGTGGGGCTAAAGAGAAGAGAGGAAAATCCGGATTATACCGGCGAGGAAGAATTTAATTTCTTTATGGCGGTTCTGTTCCCAGATAACGATTTAAAGATTTTTGACTACAACAGAGTGGTAAAAGACTTAAACGGAAGCTCTGCGGAGCAGTTCCTGAAACAGGTGGAAAAAGCGGGCTTTGAAGTGGGAAAAATGGGACAGGCTGTATACAGGCCGGAGAAAAAACATATCTTTGGGATGTATTTGGAGGACACCTGGTACAAGGTTACGGCGAAACCGGAGATCATACCGGATCATGTGATTGATTCTCTGGATGTTTCTATTCTTCAAAACCATCTTCTTGGGCCGATCCTCGGAATTAAAGATCCCAGAACGGACAAGCGAATCGATTTCGTAGGAGGCATCAGAGGTCTGGAGGAATTGGAGAGAAGAGTTCGAACGGATATGACGGTGGCTTTTGCCGTGCATCCGGTAGATATTTCAGATCTGCTTGCCGTATCGGATAACGATATGGTCATGCCGCCTAAATCCACCTGGTTCGAGCCGAAGCTGGGAAGCGGTCTGTTTATGCACAGACTGTAG
- a CDS encoding metal-dependent hydrolase — MNYITHSLGGVAAGLVVIAAGNITEPAQQATVMAGAVLGSLFPDIDHRQSWIAHKAPVAANITAGLFKHRGAIHTPVFVLIAGILLSLLNQFWLQNRAYPAGIFIQGFIPGMISHLILDTLNVQGIMWLWPLSRKRFHLLSIRTNSVMETVVCMVLGACLYGQYTKIF; from the coding sequence ATGAATTATATAACGCATTCTTTGGGAGGGGTTGCTGCCGGCCTTGTTGTAATTGCTGCGGGTAATATAACGGAACCTGCTCAACAGGCTACGGTTATGGCAGGAGCGGTACTCGGCTCTCTGTTTCCGGATATTGACCACAGACAAAGCTGGATCGCGCATAAGGCTCCGGTGGCAGCAAATATTACTGCCGGATTGTTTAAACACAGAGGAGCCATACATACGCCTGTTTTTGTTTTGATCGCCGGCATTCTTTTAAGCCTGCTCAATCAGTTCTGGCTGCAGAATAGGGCATATCCTGCCGGGATTTTTATACAGGGATTTATACCGGGCATGATTTCCCATTTGATTTTAGATACCCTTAATGTTCAGGGAATTATGTGGCTATGGCCGCTTTCCCGCAAAAGATTCCATCTGCTCAGTATTCGGACGAACAGCGTGATGGAAACGGTCGTATGCATGGTATTGGGAGCATGCTTATATGGTCAATATACTAAGATATTTTGA
- a CDS encoding amino acid ABC transporter permease — protein MQDLGISVLFQGNNFLRLCAGLWVTLRIALISMGLSIPLGLLFGMLMNMHQKIIKGLCRIYLEFVRIMPQLVLLFLVYFGAAKTFGINMSGEMAAVIVFTFWGTAEIGDLIRSALISIPKHQYESGYGLGLTKMQVYFYVIIPQIVRRLIPLAINLLTRMIKTTSLVVLIGVVEVVKVGKQIIDASRYTTPTAALWVYGVIFIMYFVICYFFSFMAGKLEKNLKY, from the coding sequence ATGCAGGATTTGGGAATTAGTGTACTTTTTCAGGGAAATAATTTTTTACGGCTTTGCGCCGGTTTGTGGGTCACCTTGCGAATTGCTCTGATTTCAATGGGACTGTCGATCCCCCTCGGCCTTTTGTTCGGCATGCTGATGAATATGCACCAAAAAATAATTAAGGGGCTGTGCAGAATCTATCTGGAGTTTGTTCGAATCATGCCACAGCTGGTTCTGCTGTTCCTCGTATATTTTGGAGCAGCGAAAACTTTTGGAATCAACATGTCCGGTGAGATGGCGGCAGTGATCGTCTTTACATTCTGGGGAACAGCAGAAATAGGAGATCTGATCAGAAGTGCCTTGATCTCCATACCGAAGCACCAGTATGAAAGCGGCTACGGGCTTGGACTTACGAAGATGCAGGTATATTTTTATGTCATTATTCCGCAGATTGTACGCAGGCTGATTCCGCTGGCCATTAATTTGTTGACCAGAATGATCAAGACGACCTCCTTAGTGGTGCTGATTGGTGTTGTGGAAGTAGTAAAGGTGGGCAAGCAAATTATTGACGCTTCCCGATATACGACTCCGACGGCAGCGCTTTGGGTTTACGGTGTTATTTTTATCATGTATTTTGTTATCTGTTATTTCTTTTCATTCATGGCAGGTAAATTGGAGAAAAATTTAAAGTATTAA
- the nrdR gene encoding transcriptional regulator NrdR produces MRCPFCENPDTKVIDSRPTEEGHAIRRRRECENCNKRFTTYEKVEEMLLMVVKKDGRREVFDRNKVLNGIIKACEKRPVPMVEIEKVVSEIERGLNNLMEKEVQSEFIGELIMEQLKKLDEVAYVRFASVYRQFTDVKTFVSEIEKLLENGKRHK; encoded by the coding sequence ATGAGATGTCCATTTTGTGAAAATCCAGATACGAAAGTTATTGACTCACGGCCTACAGAAGAAGGACATGCTATTCGAAGAAGAAGAGAGTGTGAAAATTGCAATAAAAGATTTACGACGTATGAAAAAGTGGAAGAAATGCTTCTTATGGTGGTTAAGAAGGATGGGAGACGAGAAGTATTTGACAGAAACAAGGTGCTGAACGGCATCATCAAGGCCTGTGAAAAGCGGCCTGTTCCCATGGTGGAAATTGAAAAGGTCGTCAGTGAAATCGAACGGGGACTGAATAATCTGATGGAAAAGGAAGTTCAAAGCGAATTTATCGGGGAACTCATCATGGAGCAGCTGAAAAAGCTGGACGAGGTAGCCTATGTACGATTCGCGTCTGTATACAGGCAGTTCACAGATGTCAAGACATTTGTTTCGGAGATAGAAAAATTACTGGAAAACGGGAAGAGGCATAAATAA
- a CDS encoding cysteine ABC transporter substrate-binding protein yields MKKKIGLILLTLILAAGLLAGCGQQSTGDEGNAADNGSGKAAARSLEDIKKDGKIRIGVFSDKNPFGYVDANGEVQGYDVYFAKRIAKDLLGSEDAVEFVYVEAASRVEYLQSGKVDITLANFTVTDERKEQVDFALPYMKVALGVVSPESKLITDVSQLKGRTLIVVKGTTAETYFSENHPEINLLKFDEYQEAYDALLDGRGDAFSTDNTEVLAWAINNKGFKVGIESLGATDAIAPAVQKGNTALLNWLNEEIKTLGKEQFFHADYEKTLKPVYGNSADPESLVVEGGEM; encoded by the coding sequence ATGAAAAAGAAAATAGGACTGATTTTATTGACCCTGATTTTGGCAGCTGGTCTGTTGGCAGGGTGCGGACAACAATCAACGGGAGATGAAGGAAATGCAGCGGATAACGGATCCGGAAAGGCTGCGGCAAGAAGCCTGGAGGACATTAAAAAAGATGGAAAAATCCGAATTGGTGTGTTCAGCGACAAGAATCCGTTTGGGTATGTGGATGCAAACGGAGAAGTACAGGGATATGATGTGTATTTTGCTAAACGAATTGCAAAGGATCTGCTTGGAAGTGAAGATGCGGTAGAGTTCGTATATGTGGAAGCTGCCAGTCGTGTGGAATATTTACAGTCCGGTAAAGTAGATATTACACTGGCAAACTTTACCGTTACCGATGAGAGAAAAGAGCAGGTAGATTTTGCTCTTCCGTATATGAAGGTCGCTTTGGGCGTTGTATCTCCTGAATCAAAATTGATTACAGATGTTTCACAGCTAAAAGGACGCACGCTGATCGTTGTAAAAGGCACGACAGCAGAAACGTATTTTTCAGAAAATCATCCGGAGATCAACCTATTGAAATTCGACGAATATCAGGAAGCGTATGACGCACTGCTGGACGGCAGAGGAGATGCCTTCTCCACGGATAATACAGAAGTGCTGGCATGGGCAATCAACAATAAGGGCTTTAAAGTAGGAATCGAATCCTTAGGGGCTACGGATGCCATAGCTCCGGCTGTTCAGAAAGGCAACACAGCGTTATTGAACTGGCTGAACGAAGAAATTAAGACCTTGGGGAAAGAGCAGTTCTTCCATGCGGACTATGAAAAGACGCTGAAACCGGTATATGGCAACAGTGCCGATCCGGAAAGCCTGGTGGTAGAAGGCGGAGAGATGTAA
- a CDS encoding amino acid ABC transporter ATP-binding protein gives MKQDILLQTEHLHKSFDNQEVLKDISFSLTGGEVVVIIGPSGCGKSTFLRCLNGLEDIDGGRVIFHGEEISAQKKKMHLIRQKIGMVFQSYDLFPHLTIMENILLAPMKAQGRQKQEIEKEAEELLKRVGLFEKKNAYPRQLSGGQKQRVAIVRSLIMHPDVMLFDEVTAALDPEMVREVLQVLLELAKSGMTMLIVTHEMEFARAVADRILFMDKGIIVEENTPQEFFESPQTERAKQFLNMFHYEA, from the coding sequence ATGAAACAGGATATTTTATTGCAGACGGAGCATCTGCATAAATCTTTTGATAATCAGGAAGTTTTAAAGGATATTTCCTTTTCTCTGACAGGAGGGGAAGTGGTAGTCATAATCGGACCTTCCGGCTGCGGAAAAAGTACATTTCTTCGCTGTCTGAACGGACTGGAGGACATTGACGGGGGCAGGGTTATTTTTCACGGCGAAGAAATTTCGGCGCAGAAGAAAAAAATGCATTTAATCCGTCAGAAAATTGGAATGGTGTTTCAGAGCTATGATTTATTTCCGCATCTGACCATCATGGAAAACATTCTTCTGGCGCCAATGAAGGCTCAGGGCAGGCAGAAGCAGGAGATTGAAAAAGAAGCGGAAGAGCTTTTAAAACGAGTGGGACTTTTTGAAAAGAAGAACGCTTATCCCAGACAGTTGTCCGGAGGGCAGAAGCAGAGAGTGGCTATTGTCCGGTCGCTGATCATGCATCCGGATGTCATGCTGTTTGATGAAGTGACAGCTGCACTGGATCCGGAAATGGTTCGGGAGGTGCTGCAGGTCCTATTGGAATTGGCAAAATCCGGGATGACGATGCTGATCGTTACCCACGAAATGGAGTTTGCCAGAGCCGTGGCAGATCGAATTCTCTTTATGGATAAAGGGATCATCGTGGAAGAAAATACACCGCAGGAGTTCTTTGAGTCTCCGCAGACGGAAAGAGCAAAACAGTTTTTAAATATGTTTCATTACGAGGCATAG
- the mreB gene encoding rod shape-determining protein — protein sequence MFFRNDMGIDLGTANTLIYMKEKGIVLNEPSVIAMDKITNTVMATGTQAKRMIGKTPATIDVVRPLREGVISDFDMTAEMIKVFIRRALGNKNSNNLRISIGVPSGVTEVEKRAVEEIVRQMGAKEVYILEEPMAAAIGSNLDIDDAEGCMICDIGGGTTDIAIIALGGIVTSISLRYAGDKLNDAIVAYMRKNFNLAIGDKTAEELKIKVGCAMMETDEQGNEVIITEQARGRDIISGLPTTVEVTNRDMLLALEESVEIIIDGIKSTLEKAPPEIAADIVNNGLVLSGGGGMLSHLDKLISIKTGMSVTVEENAFEAVALGTGKSLDNLDKLKRYACTSRR from the coding sequence ATGTTTTTTAGAAATGATATGGGTATAGATTTAGGTACGGCTAATACTTTAATATATATGAAAGAAAAGGGAATAGTATTAAATGAGCCATCCGTAATCGCCATGGATAAGATTACCAATACTGTTATGGCAACAGGAACACAAGCAAAGAGAATGATCGGAAAGACACCGGCAACGATTGATGTGGTAAGACCTTTAAGAGAGGGCGTCATCTCGGATTTCGATATGACTGCCGAAATGATCAAAGTCTTTATAAGAAGGGCTTTGGGAAATAAAAATTCAAACAATTTACGTATTTCCATCGGTGTACCAAGTGGGGTCACGGAAGTGGAAAAAAGAGCAGTAGAGGAAATCGTTCGCCAGATGGGCGCTAAAGAGGTTTATATTTTAGAAGAGCCTATGGCTGCGGCCATCGGTTCCAATCTGGATATTGACGATGCGGAAGGATGCATGATCTGCGATATCGGCGGCGGTACGACGGATATTGCGATTATAGCTTTGGGCGGAATTGTAACGAGCATTTCGCTGAGATATGCGGGAGATAAGCTGAACGATGCGATTGTGGCTTATATGAGGAAAAACTTTAATCTGGCTATCGGAGATAAGACAGCGGAAGAATTGAAAATTAAGGTAGGCTGTGCTATGATGGAGACCGATGAACAGGGGAATGAAGTCATCATTACGGAACAGGCCAGAGGCCGAGATATCATATCCGGTCTGCCGACTACGGTCGAGGTAACCAATCGGGATATGCTGCTGGCTTTGGAGGAATCGGTAGAAATCATTATTGACGGGATTAAGTCCACTCTGGAAAAAGCACCTCCCGAAATTGCAGCAGACATTGTAAATAATGGATTGGTATTATCCGGCGGCGGCGGTATGCTGTCTCATCTGGATAAGTTAATTTCCATAAAAACGGGCATGAGTGTAACCGTTGAAGAGAATGCTTTTGAAGCCGTTGCTTTAGGAACGGGAAAAAGTCTGGACAATTTAGACAAATTAAAGAGATACGCTTGCACTTCGAGAAGATAG
- the radC gene encoding RadC family protein, whose amino-acid sequence MIIRELPIDERPREKLMIYGTSALSNAELLSVIIRTGTNNKSAVALANEVLTYRENGIAFLMECLPEELAEIQGIGQAKACQIVAAVELGKRIATKPKEMRIHVNNPEVIADLFMEKMRYYKKEFFNVVILNTKGEVIAVENVAIGDLNCTIIHPREIFCKAVRKSASAVIFVHNHPSGNPAPSREDIDITQRLVKAGEILGIKVLDHIIIGDGTFLSFRNKNLM is encoded by the coding sequence ATGATAATAAGGGAGCTTCCAATAGATGAGAGACCTCGGGAAAAACTGATGATTTATGGCACTTCTGCTCTGTCAAATGCAGAGCTTCTGTCTGTTATTATCCGAACGGGTACAAACAACAAGTCAGCAGTAGCGCTTGCAAATGAGGTATTGACCTATAGAGAAAATGGTATTGCTTTTTTGATGGAATGTCTGCCGGAAGAATTAGCCGAAATACAAGGCATCGGACAGGCAAAGGCCTGCCAGATCGTAGCGGCTGTCGAACTGGGCAAAAGAATTGCCACCAAACCAAAAGAAATGAGAATCCATGTAAACAATCCGGAAGTAATCGCAGACCTTTTTATGGAAAAAATGAGATACTATAAAAAGGAATTTTTTAATGTTGTAATACTTAACACAAAGGGTGAAGTAATCGCTGTAGAAAATGTCGCAATTGGTGACTTGAACTGCACGATTATCCATCCGAGAGAAATATTTTGCAAAGCAGTTAGAAAAAGTGCATCAGCTGTCATCTTTGTACATAATCATCCCAGCGGTAATCCTGCTCCAAGCAGAGAGGATATTGATATTACGCAGAGACTTGTTAAAGCTGGCGAAATATTGGGAATCAAGGTTCTCGATCATATTATAATTGGTGACGGTACTTTTTTGAGCTTTAGAAATAAAAATCTAATGTAA
- a CDS encoding DUF1540 domain-containing protein — MNFVNECIKCTVDQCKHHAQSQNYCSLNSIMVGTHENNPTMDQCTDCKSFEVK; from the coding sequence ATGAATTTTGTCAACGAATGCATCAAATGTACTGTAGATCAGTGTAAACATCACGCACAGAGCCAGAACTACTGCTCTCTTAATTCTATAATGGTTGGAACACACGAAAACAATCCGACCATGGATCAATGTACAGATTGTAAATCCTTTGAAGTGAAATAG
- a CDS encoding PRC-barrel domain-containing protein produces MTSTEDIKNKEVINIFDGRSMGYVSDIEINLEEGTIEGIVIPSPRNFFNIFGRSEEDYVIRWENIKTIGDDVILVNIETLIE; encoded by the coding sequence GTGACAAGTACGGAAGACATCAAAAATAAGGAAGTAATAAATATCTTCGATGGCAGAAGTATGGGTTATGTAAGCGATATAGAGATAAACCTTGAAGAGGGGACAATTGAAGGGATTGTCATTCCTTCGCCCAGAAACTTTTTTAATATTTTTGGCAGGAGCGAAGAGGATTATGTGATCCGGTGGGAAAATATTAAAACCATAGGAGATGATGTGATTCTGGTCAACATTGAAACCCTGATCGAATAA